ACAAGGAAAAGAGCCGCATCCGCTCACGCGTCGAACACGCCTTCGGGCGTATCGCCCAGTTTGGTGGTGATCGCTTCCGACGCATCGGCCAGCGGCGATGTCGCTTCGAAACCGCCCTTACCAATCTCACCTACAACCTCGACCGCTATGCCATGTTCCATGCCAGGGCGTGAGCCTACCCAACCGGGCGATAATCGCCCAAATCAGCCTCTAAACGAGGCCAAAACAACCATGGACGGTGCCGTCAAAGGCCGCTCTGGCCGCTCGGTGAGTATCTGAAATCTTGCAGGTGACATGATCGCTCAAAATCATCTCCTTAATCGAAGTCCCCTTTACGCGCATGTCAAAACCTCTCTGATAGGAGAGGGATCCGCGAGGTTAATCGAAGTCGCCTTACCTGAACACGCCCTAGTCGTGTCGTTTGGTTGCGTGGAAGAACTGCTGACATTGGCATCGTAAGATATCATCTGTTCCAGTAACTAGTGGAAACTTTGTTTTTCATCGTGAAATAAGGGAGTTGTGCCCTGCTCTGGAAAGGCGGTGAACGACGCTTTCCCGTGTCATTAACTGGTAGTCGATAACGGTGTAGCGGGAGATTGCTGCCCTCTTTAGGGAGGCGTCAATAGCGTCCACGGCCATCGTGGCCACCTGACGGTAGTTTTGTGTGATTGTGGTCTGGGGGGGGAGACAATAGCGGGAGACGACCGCGCGCTCGGAGGCGATGAGGGAAATATCCTCGGGGACGCGGCGACCGAGCAGGTTGAGCGCGTAGGCGGTGATGATACCGCCCATGCCTCCGGGGGCGAAAATCGCGTCAACTTTATGGCGCAGGAGCTTAGCGGTTTCCTCCATATACGCCTCCTCGCCCACGAGTCGGACGAAGCTCTCAGCGCTGGGAAGCCCATGGGTGGCGAGTGCTGACTGGATGAAATGTACACGTTGCTGAGCATTTCCGAGTTTGGTGTTGCTGACCAGGCAGCCGATGCGGCGGTGTCCGCTTTTTACGAGATGCTCGATCGCCAGCTCCATACCTTGTTTCTCGTTTGAGCGAACGGAAAACACGTGGCTTTGCTTTTTCGGGGTCTCCCGGTCGATCAAAATCAGCGGCACCTGAAAGCGCCGGCTCCAGTTTTCCCACGGCAGCTCGGCGGCGCTGATCTGGATTGCCGCGCAGAACTGGGTGTACTCTAGTCGGTCATGGTTGTCCTCGGGCAGGATTTCGATTCGGTAGCCGCGCTGTCCGGCGGTCTCGGCTAGGTGCGCTGTCACCATGTCCACATAGCTCTGCACGGGGTGTTCGGTTCTTGAGGGCGTAATTAGGATGACCGTGCGTCTGCGATTGGAGAGGCGGGGGACGTAGTTGTGCCTGCGGGCGACGCTTAGGACGTGCTCACGGACGGTTTCTTTGACGTTGGGGTGGTTGCTGAAAACGCGCGACACCGTCGCCATTGAGACCTTGGCCTCAGCAGCTATCTCTTTGATTGTGGGCATGGTTTATTTGGAAATAAATTGAAAATAGATAGCATTTACATCCATGTTTACACTAAATTTTCAAGATTAAACTTGCTGGAGCCGATTCGATCTTGTCATTATTTTGGGTGTCAACGAAACGTTCAATCTACCCTCAACGCGCATGAGCGAGAATTCCCCAGCATCGGGTTTACCGAGAAAAATCAAGATCGGGCAGATCGGCATCGGCCATAACCATGCCTCAGAAGAAATGGCAACGATCCGGCGCCTGTCGGATGATTTTGAAGTCGTCGGCGTGGTCGAGCCAGACCCGCAGTGGCGTGAAAAACGCGGCGGGCTGGCGGCTTACGAGGGGCTGCCCTGGTTGAGCCAGGAGGAGCTTTTTACCACGTCCGGCCTGGATGCGGTCATGGTAGAGACGGATGTGCCCATGCTGGTGCAGACGGCCATGCGCTGCCTGGAGGCGGGCTTCCACGTCCATATGGACAAGCCTGCTGGCTATTCGCTGGAAGCATTCCGGGAGATGCTGGATATGGCCGCCCGTAAAAACCTGACGGTGCAGTTGGGCTACATGTTCCGAAATAACCCGGCAGTGCAGCTCTGCCAGCGGGCGGTGCGTGAGGGGTGGTTGGGGCAGGTGTTCGAGCTGTCCACCGTCATGAGCCGGACGATGGACGACAAGTACCGCCAGTGGATGTCGCAGTTTCCCGGCGGCAGTATGTATATCTTTGGCAGCCACTTGATCGATCTGGTCATTGCCATCCTGGGCAAGCCCGATCGGGTGACGCCGTTTCTGCGCCAAAGCTTTCCGGACAAGGACCGCCTAGTGGACAACGCGTTTGCGGTCTTGGATTACCAAAAAACGGTCGCATCGGTACGCACGTCGATCTTGGAGGTCGATGGTTTCCGGCGACGGCAGCTAGTTGTCTGTGGCGACAAGGGAACCTTTGAGGTCAAGCCCATCGAGGGCTGCGATGTGCAGCGGCAATATCCCCCGCTGCCGGAGTTGACGTCGCGCCTGGTCCTGGCGGAGGCTTGTGGGGAGTTCTCTGCGGGCATCAACGACCTTGTGATGCCGCCGATGAGCGGTCGCTACGACGGGCAGCTAAGCGAGTTCGCGCAGATTGTCCGTGGGGACATCGAGAACCCGTATCCGCTCGAACACGAGTATACCGTGCAGGAGGTCCTGCTCGCGGCCTGCGGGGACGAACCGGTTTCATTCTAGTCACGCATTTTTGGCCAATAATTACCCTATGAAATTTGAAAACAAAGTCGCAGTGATCACCGGTGGCGGTGGTTCGATTGGGGGCGCGATTGCGCGTAAACTCGCCGCGCAGGGCGCATCGGTCGCCCTGGCCGATATGAACCTGGGGCAGGCCCGGAAGGTAGCCGGTGACATCGAGTCAGCGGGCGGACGAGCCCTGCCATTGACGGTTAATGTCTGCGACCGCGATTCCATTAAAGAGATGGTCGCCATCGTCCGCGAGCAACTCGGCGAAATCGACATCTTGGTCAACAACGCCGGTGGCAGCGCCCGCGGGGAGTGTTCGCTGTTTCATCAGACCAAAGACGAGGTCGTGGACCGCATCATCGACGTGAACCTGAAGGGGTCGATCTACTGCATCCGCGCGGTGGTGGAGCAAATGGTGGCTCGTCGCTCCGGGAAAATTATTAACATTGGCTCAATCGTGGGGATGCAGGGGCTGGCCTACTGCGCGGATTATTCGGCGGCCAAGGGCGGCATCATCGCGATCACCAAGACGCTAGCCATGGAACTGGGCGAGTTCGGGATCAATGTGAACTGCGTTTCGCCGGGACTGGTGCCGCGACCGGATCAGGACGGTGAGGCCATGCGCAAGACGAACTACCTGCGGCGCATCTGCTCGGCCAACGACATTGCGAACACCGTTGTGTTCCTGCTTTCGAGCGAGGCTGACTTTATCACGGGCCAGAACTACGTCGTCGATGGCGGGCGCAGCCTCGGGCTGCTGAAACGTGTTGAGTAGCTCGACCATTTTGACCACGACATGAAGCAAAAGACCATTACGTTCACATCGGTCGGGAAGGCCGAGCTCCTCGAATCTGAATTGACCTCTGTGCCTGATCATCAGGTGCTGGTGGAAAACGAAGTCTCGGGCATCAGTGCAGGAACTGAGCGTGCTTGTTTACTGGATATGCCGAATCTGGCGGACGAGCCTGCGGGGAGTTTCCCCAAAAGACTTGGGTACAGTGGCGTGGGACGTGTCGTGGAGGTCGGTGCCCATGTGCATCAGGTCAAAGTCGGGGATCGCGTGCTCAGCTACAAAGGGAGTACGCATGCCAACTACAATTATCTGGATGGTAATGAAGTGCTGAAGCTCGAAGACGATTCGCTGCCCTCCGAGCACGCAGTCTTTGGCGTTATTGGCAGTTTTTCGCTTAACGGCCTGCGCAAGACGCGGTTGGAAATCGGCGAAAGCGCGGTCGTCGTTGGCCTCGGCATTCTTGGTCTGTTGGCCGTCTCGCTTTGCCGCATCGCTGGCGCCTCTCCCGTCATTGCCACGGATTTAAGTCCGAAACGGCGTAAAACGGCGCTCGCGATGGAGGCACATCAGGCTTTCGATCCGACAGCCAGTGACTATATCGAGCAGGTCAAGGCTGCCACCGGTGGCGGTGCCCAGGCGGTGATCGAGGTCACCGGCCAGTCGATTGCTCTGAAGCAGGCACTTTCATTCGTCGAGCCGCTTGGCCGTATTGCGCTGTTAGGCTGCACGCGGGTGTCGGATACGGCGATAGATTTTTACCAGCAGGTGCATCGTCCCGGAGTTGAGATCATTGGTGCCCACGGGCGCGCTCGTCCCCAGCTGGAGTCGCGCCCGCACGCCTGGACCTGGCAGGACGACATTCGCGCGCTATGGCGCCTCATGGCTGATGGTCGCCTGGACATGGACAAGGTTTTGACGGAGGTTTACTCCCCGGACGAGGCTCCTGCCGTGTATAAGCAACTGGCCGAGCAGCCGCAGGATTTTCCGGTAGGCGCAGTCTTTGACTGGAGACGTTTGAAGTGAAGCCAGCGATGAAAATCTGGCGTGTAGGGGTTTTTTATGACACGAGCAAGCCGGGCCTGACGCATCTGGCTTTCAAGGGCCTTCCGCGAACCGAGATCGCTGCCTGCCCGTCGGAGGATGAGGCCTGCATCAAGGACGTGTCCTTACCGGATGAGGCCGAGATTCTGGGGGCTGCGCCACTTGAGTTTAGTAACG
This genomic window from Ruficoccus amylovorans contains:
- a CDS encoding zinc-dependent alcohol dehydrogenase is translated as MKQKTITFTSVGKAELLESELTSVPDHQVLVENEVSGISAGTERACLLDMPNLADEPAGSFPKRLGYSGVGRVVEVGAHVHQVKVGDRVLSYKGSTHANYNYLDGNEVLKLEDDSLPSEHAVFGVIGSFSLNGLRKTRLEIGESAVVVGLGILGLLAVSLCRIAGASPVIATDLSPKRRKTALAMEAHQAFDPTASDYIEQVKAATGGGAQAVIEVTGQSIALKQALSFVEPLGRIALLGCTRVSDTAIDFYQQVHRPGVEIIGAHGRARPQLESRPHAWTWQDDIRALWRLMADGRLDMDKVLTEVYSPDEAPAVYKQLAEQPQDFPVGAVFDWRRLK
- a CDS encoding LacI family DNA-binding transcriptional regulator — protein: MPTIKEIAAEAKVSMATVSRVFSNHPNVKETVREHVLSVARRHNYVPRLSNRRRTVILITPSRTEHPVQSYVDMVTAHLAETAGQRGYRIEILPEDNHDRLEYTQFCAAIQISAAELPWENWSRRFQVPLILIDRETPKKQSHVFSVRSNEKQGMELAIEHLVKSGHRRIGCLVSNTKLGNAQQRVHFIQSALATHGLPSAESFVRLVGEEAYMEETAKLLRHKVDAIFAPGGMGGIITAYALNLLGRRVPEDISLIASERAVVSRYCLPPQTTITQNYRQVATMAVDAIDASLKRAAISRYTVIDYQLMTRESVVHRLSRAGHNSLISR
- a CDS encoding SDR family NAD(P)-dependent oxidoreductase, with product MKFENKVAVITGGGGSIGGAIARKLAAQGASVALADMNLGQARKVAGDIESAGGRALPLTVNVCDRDSIKEMVAIVREQLGEIDILVNNAGGSARGECSLFHQTKDEVVDRIIDVNLKGSIYCIRAVVEQMVARRSGKIINIGSIVGMQGLAYCADYSAAKGGIIAITKTLAMELGEFGINVNCVSPGLVPRPDQDGEAMRKTNYLRRICSANDIANTVVFLLSSEADFITGQNYVVDGGRSLGLLKRVE
- a CDS encoding Gfo/Idh/MocA family protein, with the protein product MSENSPASGLPRKIKIGQIGIGHNHASEEMATIRRLSDDFEVVGVVEPDPQWREKRGGLAAYEGLPWLSQEELFTTSGLDAVMVETDVPMLVQTAMRCLEAGFHVHMDKPAGYSLEAFREMLDMAARKNLTVQLGYMFRNNPAVQLCQRAVREGWLGQVFELSTVMSRTMDDKYRQWMSQFPGGSMYIFGSHLIDLVIAILGKPDRVTPFLRQSFPDKDRLVDNAFAVLDYQKTVASVRTSILEVDGFRRRQLVVCGDKGTFEVKPIEGCDVQRQYPPLPELTSRLVLAEACGEFSAGINDLVMPPMSGRYDGQLSEFAQIVRGDIENPYPLEHEYTVQEVLLAACGDEPVSF